Within the Dryobates pubescens isolate bDryPub1 chromosome 2, bDryPub1.pri, whole genome shotgun sequence genome, the region CAGACTCAAAAGGCAGCATGGACTCATCTTGAGATTTACCTGACAAACTGGCATGTGGAGATCTCTCCTCTCCTAGTTTTGAGCTGCTTATCCCATTTAGAGCAGAGCCATGTCACTAACACGATGGCATACTTACCTTTTCAAGTAGGCATGGACATTGTCATAGCCATGGTACTTGGCCAGATAGACCAGGACACCTGTAGCACATCGGCCATCTCGCTGTCGGCAGAAACTACAGTTGCAAATTCCACGACATGGTGGGCACCTCCAGGTCTAGATAAAAGAGCCAACATGCCTTTTAATAAACTGACACACCAGACATGATTCACACCCTCAAATTCAAAGAgagccctgccccacactgaGTTCTGCAGTGAGTATCAGTGCTGTGGAAGCTGCCTGAATCAGAGCACGAGTACATATTCTTCAGTCTGAGAGATTAAAGTCTCCTTTGCCTGCCTCACACATAGCCACAGGAAGCACTCTGCTCCCAATTCCCACACCACTTCCACAGCCCACAATACCAGCACTTTGTCCATCCACATTACAGTTCCTTTCCATAGGGCATTAAGCACTAATGTAAGGCAAATGAAAACACTATTCTTGTGTTTAAAACACAAAAACGTTTTGGCAGCTGCTCTGTTCTTGTAGGTTAGTCAGGCAAACAGAGCTACAGAAGTAGTAACTGCAACACCTTCTACAAAACATAACAGTCTGCAATTCAGTTTGAGTCAAACCAGGACTGCGTTATGTACTACAGGCCATGTAAGCAGTTCTCCTGCTAAAACTCTTCTGCTATGAACAACCAATGTATCTCTCTGCTCAAGATAAGCACAAGTCAGTCAAACTCTGAAGTGTCTTACCGGATCCAGCAATGCCGTTCGGACATCTTCCCCGTACCTATTGCGGAGGCAGGGCCCACAGAACTGCCCCCGTACGCCTATGCAGTCAGGGTTACGGCAGTTCGTCTTGGTGTCTATGGTTTTTTGGCGACACTGATGACAGGTGGATCCCTAGAACAGGGATTGAAGATGGCTCTTTAGTTAGGGGAATAGAGCACTTAATGAGCAAGCTTTTTGACAGCTAGCACGCCTATCCTGAAACAGAAAGCCACCTTGCAAGATTGAAGCAAGACTTTTAATTAAGCTTTTTCCTTGGTTGGTACCATCTAGGTTCTACAGTTGCTCCAGGGTGAAAGGAAGCTAAATGGCTTGGTAAAGGCTTTTCTATAAACTCAGGAGAAGACAGGAGATGACATTTCAAGATCTCAGGCACACTTCTCCCAACAATCACTTCCTTCCTCTCAGAGAGGGGGCTGACAGGGAATCGAATCTATTTGATGCTAAACCAGGTAGAGGGAATAGCAAGAAAATTACTTCCCAAAGTACACATTTCACAAAGTTGGTATATACTTACTGTGGCCCTGTTATACACTTTATCTCTAGCAGATCCACAAATATTATTCAGCTCTTCTGTTGTTATCTCCTCAACTGGGCGCACAACGTGTGGAAAAGCCATGGCACCACGGTGACCCCTCCTGGGAGTTCGGGCTTCATGCTGAAGAGTGAAGGCAATACTTTATTAGTTCAAGTAAAACCTCTACATAAACAAGTAGGATCTTCAAAGCAATGCCCAACTCTCAAATACCTATTGTGTATTTAAACAACAGAGAACAGATCTGTCTGAAGGCAAATAATATGGATACAGCTTTAGCACCTTCACTTCAAGGTGCAGAAACACTACTGGATCTTGCTTAATTCCTGCTGGAATGCAAGAAGTGACTTATCAAGGaaaaggcagggaaaatgtTCTTTTCCTATACTTCCCAGGCTATGGCATACTCAGCTCCGTATGAATTGCTCTTTTCTTGAAGGGTTTTAAACATCAAAAACcaagaaaacccaaccctgcaaaaggaaaacaagaaactcAACATACCTCTGGGTATTCATCAGACATCTTTCTTCTTCTCACCAAGATGTACCGGTCGTCTTCCTCTACTGGTAAAGGTGTAGGAGGACCTTCAATTAGGGACCTAGATCTTGTGTGAGGCCGTGAACTTCTGTCTGGGTTCCTCCTCAAAGCACTTCTGGGTAATGAATGCCTTGGAAGTCGCTTTGGTCCCTGGAAAAGTTTAAATGTTTCTAATGAAACAGATGAAAACCCAGACAGCTCCTGTCCATACTATGACTGTTCCCCACTAAAGACATGCCCCCTTTCTGTCTTTGAGAATGATGAAGTTGCCCCAGTCTATCCCAGACAGAAAACACAAGGTAAAAACACTTTAGGGAAATTCATCTTGGGCATCCTACTAGCTACAAATAAATACTGAAAAGCAAATCTGTGTACATTAAGGTAGTAACATACAGTAACTGCCCCATGCAAGCAGCAGAACCAGTTTGTAAAGGGTTACAACTTTAAGTATCATTCCCATCTTCACACGTTACAGGTAAATTAGCAGTAAAGTTCTTTACACTGATGATGCACAATCCAGCCTTCTTAACTGCTGACCTAGATACAACAAGTatcagggtttttttaaggttCCAAACTTGTGGAATATTCAGGCTTGACCTTCAAAGTCTGAGATACTCCTCTTACCTCCAGCCTTTGTTTAAATTTGTATTTACACAGCACACTGTTTAGTTTTATTGGCCTGGGGGGCTAAAACATCTAGCCCTCGTGAATTAATCTGTTCTGCTTTATGCAGTTGCAAATGCACAGTGAGGATGCCTGTTTTAGGAAGCAACAAAATTCTGAACTGGACTTCGATTTACATGTCTTACTAATTTCTTTAATGGCAATTCCCATTTGTAATGTCAGAATTTGAATCTCAGAAATCTGAAGGCCAATGTAGTACATTCATACTTACATGACTCACAGTTGGCAACGATTTTCTTCCATCAAAGATACCAGAAACATTTTGCAACTCAGCCATTAGTTTTGCAAGCtaacaagggaaagaaaaaggaagcagaGCCTTAAAAGGGTGTTTATGTGCTATTACAGACTATTAGATTAGGGCAATTGGTTTGAAGTACAATTATTTAAAGGCAATGCAGTCACTCTTCAACTTTTATGTCCATTTACATTTTAGTGCAAGTAATTTGAAAATGCTCAAACTTATTATGTTGAAGCCCTATTCTTTAGGCTACTGAAGTACTTAGCCTATGGATTTTCACATGCCAGTGGACATAAAGTATCAGACTTAAATATTAGGAATGTAAATTCCACTTCACGCATTCACATAATTCTCATTAGAGTTAATCTGAACAACGAAAAAGGACCCCTAAGAGTCAAGGGGGTGGAGAAGTGGGAGGGAGGGCATCCAGGGAGGAATTGAGTACTTGccattgctttgttttcttttatgtttAAAGCTCTTTTTTCTAAAAACATGGCACCATTTTCTTCAGAATCAGAGTCTGAATCTGGAGTGGGCATCTGCTGTTCAggaagaggttccacctcacacTTTCTCCTCTCTGATCTTCGAGGTGTAAACTGCATGACTACTTTTAGAGGAACAGagcatttctgccttctctgagCCACCTCACTTGCAGCACTTTCATCATTCTCTTCTGAATCTGATTCCAATTTCTGTCAACAAACCAGAACGAAAGCACATGAATTCAAGTTAGTTGTTCTGCAATTAAATACAGTTTGAGAATATTTTGTTTGAGAGTGCTTAAGAAGATTATCTGGCTGAAATCTAGACATCTGTATCTCCAGTCCCAGTGCTATGTAGTGGGTTTTTTGGCGTGTGTTTGTGTTTCAccatttggttttggtgttttggttttttttttttcttttttgtttggttggtttcatCTTTGGAGGGTGTGAGGGAAGAGGCGAAGGGGGCTTGAGgacttgaaaaagaaaaaacaaaacaaaacaacccccagcaaacaacaaaaccaaaacacatccTCAGGGAGAACAACACTGTGCTGCCAAAACACATCAGAAAAAGGAGCTTGATTTCAGTCACAGCAGTCTTACCTGTCACCTGCAGCTCTAATAGCAAACACAGTTTGTGTGTGAGAAAGGCAATTGCCTTTAAAGGGCTTGATTTAGCAACATACTCTATTTGGGCATAAAAAATACTACACAGTACAGGATCAAACTCAAGTTTATAAGCTGTCAAGAACAGTCATCTTGCAGTATCAACGACATCAAGTGAAAACTTTCTTCTACAGCCAATTAATTAATCCCAGTATTTTATCTTTAAATTCTGATGTCTTGCATTCAACTTTTGTAAGAAACAAGGGTTCTGTGAGGACAGAAATTAGTTTCTTCAGTTAAAAGCCCATTTTGCAATAGCGTTTGACTTCTAGGTTTACACAGTAAGGTCCTTAACAGGCTTCCCACTTCATATTCGTGAGTCTCAAATGGCAATACTGATTTGCACAGAGCTTTGTGAAACCAGGCATGTTGTCCTGGCTGCCCATTTTGTGTAGTTATTGATTCCTTTTTTCTTATATATGTACATTCCAGACTTGTCTCCTGTTTATTCTCTTTACTGTTATTAGGAATCTCAGACATgtcctcttcacatccaatgtattttttttctagtcATTCCTCAGCATATTCTTAAGCCAAATATGGTACTATTTCTTGTTTTCCCTACTAAATACTAACTGCTAGTCTTTTTAAGCAATAAAACTGCTCTTGCACTGATgttaaggaaaagaagaaagccaGGTGTCACCACTTATCGCTATCTACTGCTAAAGTACAGCATTTTCTGTGACAGTCAACAATGCAGGCCTGAACCCATGCCAATATACACTGGAGTTTGTCTCAGATTTCCTAGATTGCATGGGCTACCATAACACTTCACATTGAGGAAAACATGGCAGAGTCAAACACAGTAATATCCAGCAAGCACAGATTTAAGAGCTATTATATTTCAAAATCCATATGGCAGATTTTATTCTGAACATGCAATGGTCAGAAGCTTGGGAGATTTTTATGCAAGAAAATTAAACTACGGCTACTTAGGTTGTACATTAAATTAAATGCTGGTTCTTTCTAACATTTAGCTTTAAAGATGAAGCTGCTATCATTTTCCAATTAAAGAATGTGTAAAATTGCAAACTAAAATCAACTGTCTTACCAATGCATCTTGAATCTCATTTTCTGAAAAGCCACAGAAGGATTCGTCATCAGAAGCTTCATGAAAAATTTTTGCCAGTTCTTCTTTAATATCTGTCCTCAGTTTGCATTTCTATGAAGAATAGAATATCCTTTAACTGAAGTTGCATAGAAAATGATTCACAATTACAAGTGCAGTATAAGCAAACAGCtttttaaataaagaaataacCCAAACAGTTATGCATTTAACAAGAGGTTTCAGAACTGCAGTTGCAAATTATCAGGCGTGTTAGGTTAGGTGACATTTCAAAGGCTAAAATAAATAGCTAATCTGTTTCCAACAATTACCACCTAGAAGCACAAGTGATGAGGGAAACGAAATTACAGCATATAACACACATTTGTAAGTACCAGACAAAAAtgtaagcaaagcaaagcagttttAATTGTGCACAAAACATTTACAAGCTTTACAATTTTTGCAAGCTTTTCTATCACTGCACATTCAAGTTTTATTTGTTCTTGTACTGTACTTACTGTGTTTGCAAAATTATCAGAACCAAAACTGTCACAACTGTCATCAGAGGATGAGGATGTTTCCATGGGAATCAGTTTAGTATTTCGGAATGCTCTTAAGTTTTCCCTTCCTGAGCAACGGCGCTGTAAAAGGACAATGGCAGCACTTAATAAAGGAGACCTACTATAGCATCCTAGCTTTTAAGAACATTCTTAAATCAAAGTTTAGGAGGCCTGAGCATTCTAGGGTGTTCAACAGCCTTGACTACAAGGCAGAAGAATCACCATCAGCTTCAAAATAAATTACTGAAGTTAAAAAAGGGGAAGACTTTCTGCTTTTATACATTTCTGATCACTGTTATAGGTGAGGTTTGTTTGGCGTATTTAGAAAGAATTCTTTTATACACACAGCCAAGTGGAAACAGACACAAAATGTATAGCTCTCCCTACTCGTTCTAGGCAATGCTGGAAAAAGAATTACAGGTACACAAAGAGTACCTGTAAGTACACTTTGATTTATTACTTACTTCTCATTTGAGGCAAACTCTAAATATAATGTTGTTAAGGAAGCACTATGGATCATATCCATAGAAACAACTGTTCTAGGCACAACAGCTTGCTGTTTTGTCACTGGGCTGAAATACTTTTTTGATGGGTTTCAGGTTTTCATTTCCCAGAGAATGTTTCTGGTAATGACCCATTTTACCTCCCCAGAGTGGCAGCAACACGAAGGCCAAGGCTGCTGCACCCACACTTTGACGATGCCCGTGTCAAGCACTCTTGACTCTTCCGAGTTCACAGGCCCAGCCAACCGCGTTTTATAACCAGTTTAAATTAGCCAGGACAATTTAAAGACCTCCGTCCTCCCCCCAACACCATTCTGCACGCTTCTTTTCGCTGGAGCAGCACCCCTGAAGCTTGCCCACGCTTCAGCCTTCGCTGGTGCTGAGGAGAAGCAAAGAGCTtgccggcccggccccggcacTCATGTGTCCTTAGACACAAAAGGGAACGTTTCTGGTGTCGCCCTTCGCCGGGGGGCTGAGGAGGACCCTAGACGGAGAAACTCTACCGCAGCAGGCCGAGCTGCCCCGAAGGGTGTCCCGCACGGGGCCGGCCTGCGCTATGAAGCCCAGGCCAAGTGACCTGTGATCACCACCGACGCTCAATTTCCCGTCTCGGGCgcagctcctcagccagggTCGCTGACGGCGCGCGGGGCCTCTCGCTCCCGCCAAGATGGTGTCTCCCGCCTCGCGCgcgcccccccctcccccccgcgcGCCCCGGccgcaggggggcagcagggcggCGGGGGGGCAGTAGGCGGGGCGCTGGGAGGCTGGTGCCAGGCCCCCTGCCCCCGGCCAAGTGTGGCGCCGAAGCCAAGCCCTCCACGTCGGGCAGGAGGGCGAGGGCACCGCCGGACCCGGGGAGCCCCAGCACAGTGGCGGCGCAGGAGGCCCGGGACTGCCGGCCTGCATGGCAGCGCTGTTCCCACGTCGCCTTCCCCGGGCTACCCTGCGAGCCTCAGGCCAAAGACTCCCCCTGCTcgacctctccagcctccccacagctccactTCTCTCTGGAGAGCGAGGTAACGAGCAGCACAGACCCTCCCGCCCCACCTCCAGCAACAGCAGCGACCCGCAGCCATGTCGCGAGCCGGGCGAGCCGCCCCCCCGCTGCGAGCACCGCTCACCTGCGGGCGCGACGGAGCCATGCTGGCGGCGGCGTGGCGAGCCCCGGCGAACTGAAGGTTCGCGCCAAAGTGGCTGGGACTgaggggggcggggcggggcccggCGGCGCCTTTCCCGCGTTGGCGCCCACGTCCTGGCAGATGCATCTGACACCCCCTCAGGATCGGGTACTCAGCGTGCCCACCCCACAGTCGTCTGCATATCTCTGCTGAGGACTCCATTAGTTATCTCGAGGCGCCCCAGGAGGGGACATACGCGAGCcctattttgtttttttctgttggcaGTGAGGGGTTTGTGGAACTGCAAGGGCCTGGCACTGTGGCGCGAAAAGCTGCCGGCCGGAGCGCCACAGGAGTCGCATGCTAGAGAGGAGGGGTTGCGGGGAGTATGAGCCGGGGAGGAGACGGAGGAGGCCCAGTGGCTGCAGCTCGGTGTTACAGGGTTGGTGCTTTTACGTGCAAAGCCTGCGTCCGTGGCCAGCACTCTGGCGTAAAAACCGACACCCGCTCATGTCCAGCGGGGGTTCGCGAAAGACACGGGTCTGTGACACAGCTGCCCCCCGGGGCACCTCGAGTGGTCTTGCAGAACAcggggctgccaggcaggatAGGGAAAGAGCAGGTCGCTCGAAAACCCACTCAAGAATGTGGACTTTCCCCCTATTGCTCCAGTAAGTGGGGTTCATCTTTGCCGGGACACCAGGAGCACAACTCGGCATTGGGAGTGAGACTGCGGGTACCCCCCCGCGCCCCCTCCGCGGCTGCCTGTGCTCCCCCGGGAGTACAGGAGTGTTACAAGTGGGTTGACTGTGCTGCCCTTCGCAAACAAAATCGTTCCTGAAGAGAGGCTAGACGAAAGTGGATCATTAGTGGTTGTAAACCATTTTATGTGACTTTGGTAACACTGCATGAAATCAAATGCAGCTGTTAAACAGTAAAGTAACAGCTGTGAGACCAGCATTTGGCAGCATTAACAGGAGTAGCCCTTAAGATGTGTGTAGTTTGTGGCCCCGTTGTTCCCTGTAATCCTCCATCAGGGTTCAATACCAGTGCAACTGTAGCTGATGAACATTTTCAGGTGCCTTGCCTACAGCAGGCGAAGTCCCCATTGCTGTCAGCACAAGGGAAGGAGGCCCTGCACACGTGCAGCCCACAGCAAACCTGCATCTGTGTAAAGCAAACCAGGAATCATCTCTAAGATTCTGAATAGGCTACAGCACAATAGAGTACAAGAGCCTTTGTGGaggtttttggttttctgtggGCATTGTTCTTCCTGCATGTGCTGCAATCTGTCTTGTAAAAGAATCTCCATTTAAAATAAGCCCATAATTACATACCTACCTGCACCACTGGCTTCTCAGTGCACGCACAAAAGCATGTGAACTAAACATGATTCTCCAGAGACCAGACCACATTCAATTCTTTCTAATCCACAGCAGTGGAGGATTCCACCCAGATGGTTTCCAACCAAGACTGGAAACAGTGAATGTTTCTTGAATTTTGATGTAATTTTATGtctttcagaaaacaaaccacaaatgcTAGTTTACTTACATGGAAGAAGAGATCCAGTTTCTCAGCAGCAACAGCCCCAAACATCTTGACTTCTGATTATCAGGATATTACTAGAAAAGTGGCCAACCTTCACAGTTTTTAAAAGCATCATGTGAAATGTTATGGAGTACTGATGGATCTAGCTGAATTCGAACTTCAGACTGCAGCTACTTTTCCATTTAATGCTTAATGGAAACAGCATTCTTCAAAGAACTTCAAAATCAAGTGGCTTTAAAATTAATACCCCAGAGCAggaaactggacacaggacattTTGTGACCTGtattttcagcttcttttctcttactatgtgaaaaaaaaaattactttattgAAAATTGTGCATGTCAGCTCACATCTTTTACAGAGGACTGGAGAGAAAGGGGCAGGACAGGGAAAGGATACATGGGGAGTATGTGGAGggcagaggcttctcttctATGGTACAGTGCAGGGTACCAGAAAATGAAGGTATGTAGCTCATGAGATGGCTCTCGTGACCTGTACTGCTGTCATTTCTCCTGTTTCCATCTTCATGCCATTTATGTCTCTGTTCCATTCTGCAGGGCCCAGATGCCCTTGGTGGGTTGATAGAACAAACTTTCCAAATTGGCATTACCATGATTGAAAAAGTTTCTTAATGTTTGTGGAGACATAGCCAGCACCACTGTCCTACATCTAGCTATTTACTACAGGTGAGTAAATGGAAGGCTGAATCCAAGGAAGCAGCACATTTTCAGCCACATTTAACTTAGATCAGGAAAACGTGAGTGGAAGAAACCATCCCTGCCTCTTTGATCTCCCAGTCTGGGTCCTGCCTGTCCAGCCACTCCTTGAAGTGAGTTGTTAGTACATGGTAGCAGCCTTTAGAAGACCTGCTAAGAGAATCAGCTGATAATGTAGAGGGGTGTGCAGTAGATTGAGCTTGCAACGCTTTCTGCATCCATCTGTGGGAATCAAAGTTGTTTACATATTAGAAGCTTCAAGCAGTAGCATGAATGTGGACCTCCAACAATAGCTCCATTGTCAAAAACAGTAATGTGACCTTTGGTCTGCAGGGAGGAAGAACAAGCGCTGCCGCCTATGTCACTCTGCAGATTCTGGCTGTTGGCATTGCAACACAGCAGTGAttcctgctgctccatccctggatctGCTACGTGCTTCCTGTCTTAACTGTGGACAATGCACTTTATGCTCCAGTTGactgttggttgtttttttttaataccaagGCAACACATTTCTACTTGCCTAAACCAGCATGTTTGTGCAGTGCTATAATTACTTGCACTTTGGCAGTTTTTTAAGTGCAGGCATttcagaggaaagagagagtttGGATTCTTATGCCCACAGAGTACCTGCAGCACAATGCAGTAGCACATATCTTAGCTCCACAGAAAAGAATAAGATTGCAGCCACTAATGACAGTAATTAAAAATTTCTGTAAGAGCtgtccaatcacctcttcatctGAGGAAATTATAGTGTGTTATTGAAACGGTTCATGCAATAAAATGAAGCTAAAAACATTTTGCATTAAAATAATCAGACATTGATTTATGATGTAAATTGTAAATCGGTAACCTATAACCCACACTAATTGTTTTTCTCGCTCTTGAAAGGTGTGTTTCTGCAAAAGATCTGATCAAGCATATGTATTTGTTCATGTCCCCCTCCAGTGGCTAACACTACTGTACAAAACATAATAAGGGGgtgtgctggttttggctgggatagagttaattttcttcatagtagcTAGTATGGGgctatgttttggatttgtgctaAAAGCAGTGTGGATAACATAGGGATGTTTTAGTTACTGCTGAGCAATGCTTGCACAGTGttaaggccttttctgctttctgcacCACCTTACCAGTCAGTGGGCCAGGGGGTGCACAAAGaattgggaggggacacagctgagacaGCTGATCACAGATGACCAgagggatattccataccatatgatgtcatgctcagcatataaacctgggagaaaaaaggggaatgTTTAGAGTGATGGCATTTGTCTTCTCAAGTGACCATTACATGtgagctctgctttcctggagatggctgaacagTTGCCTGCCAATGGGAAATACTGCATGAATTCCTTGCTTTGCTTAGCTTGCTTACTGCTTGTTGAGCACCAGGTATATGAAGCCTTTTAATTTTACATAGCACAGTTTTCATGTCTGCAGTTCAGCAGCACTTGTGAAACCACCTAAATGAAGCTTCTAGAGGGAGGCATCAATCCTGAGGGCAGGTGGGTGATGAGCTTGGGAACAGTGGGATGTGGCTTGGGGAAGTGTAGGTGGTGCCTgggtgggagctgcagagaggggcCACAGGCTTTACCCCTGGCTCTGAGCCGCCCCAGGCTGCTTTGCCTCCTAGTGCCATTCCTCTGTCCTCTGAGATGCTCATCACAAATGCTCGGTATTTACATGTACTCAAATATGAGCTTGGCAGACCCTTATTAGTGTTATTGCCATGATAGACTTCCCCTCTATAACCTCTAACTTTTTGCAACAAACTGGCTTCAACTGCTAAGCTTTAGCACTTAGTTAGATAAGGAAATTATGTAAAAACCCTTTTGTGGTGGACACATACAAGGATACATTCTGCCAGATGTAATTTTCAGAGacacttctgggtttttttctattttagTGATGCAAGGTGTCAGGAGGTctcttggtttgggggttttccaCAATGACAAAAGCAACTGCCCCTCTTTCCCAACCTCAAGtgacaataataataatcattaGGACAAAGTGCATTCTCTAGTGCAatccaaaaaaaataaaaatcaagtgcTTATCTTTGATGCATGGTCCAGTATTGTTGGCAGCAAGTTTATAGAAGGTCTTAACACTGACTGAGGGTTTGatgctcagcagctgagctggagaaGACAGTGGTGAGAGGTGCCCCAGACAGAGGCTGTTGCTCAGAGTGAGGAGAGAAGTGGGACACAGAGGGTTTGGGCAACTTCTGCTCCTTAAAACAAATCAGCAAGCTTCCAGATAGTGGTCAGCATATAAGGTTTTtctgtgtgcccagggaggatggCATTGCTGTCACATGGGGCCAATTGCTAGGAAATAGTGGGAGGAGGTTAGAAAGAGCAAAAGTGCAGtagcaaatattttctttaaaaagtaaACTGTGTCCAAAAGCACGCATCCCTGTTTCACACCAATGCCAACTAGGAAGCAGGTTCTCATGGGGCATTAGCAGTGGCAGCACCAGGGAGAGGTGTGAATGTGTattctcccctcccagctgaaCAGGAACTGGGTTTGCTTTCTCTAGCATTTTACAGAAATAATTAACCAGCAGCAACACCATGAATGCTAGCACTGCAAACCGCTCCTGGGAGCATGCAGGGTTTTGTCTACTGGTATGGCATCAATGAAAACTGGGTGTAGACCAGCACACAGACAGGAACTTGCGtctcccctgctgcagtaaGGTCTCAGCAGCATCAGCACGTGATGACCAGGACCTGTGGacatcccatcccacccagtAGAGCTAGGTTCCTCTCTAACACAGAGGTACTGCACTGTGGCAGCAGTTgcacaggctgaaactccagcagccaggTTCCCCAGTGAAAAGGAATGGCCACCCCATCTCCCCTCACTGAGCATAACTTCCATTTATCTTCCTGATGAGCACAGCACAGATGTAACATTTTGGTGTATGCTTTGAAATCAATAGGAGGCCAAAGCAACAACTAGAAATGTTGCAAGAGAGATGTTACAGCACCTCCCAAATCAAACACTGAGCTAGGTGAAATTCCTGCCCAGGCCGTAAAAAGtgacctctgcagctctcctgccccaggaTGGATTGATGGTCTACTCATGTCACAAGGGGTTAGGGGAGAAACAGCCTGGGGTTGTTTACGATTTTGGGGCCCCTTGTACTGTCCAGTGGGGCTGTCACCTCTGCAACAATCACTTTCTGTGAACTTGCAAAGGCTCCGTGGGAAAAGGCAGGCTTGTGTGAGAGGTTGAGCTGAGAGATGGGTTACTGCCATTTCACCCTCTCCTCACCTAGGCAGATACGTGGCTACAGAAGTCCTCTAAGCAGCTCTCCTCCTTTCAGAAATATCCTTGGCTCTGTTGAGCATGCTGCATGTGGGAAACCCCCTTGAACCTTGCCTGAATGTGAACAGAAAAGTGGTCTGTGTTTGCAGGGCCAGGCAATGTTTTTTTTTGCTCCAGAGAGTCTCATACTCACATGCTGCCTGCAGTTTCACAGGCTCTGGAACCTAAACATACATCAGTGCATGGGGACATGAAGACCAAGAGAAAGGAGA harbors:
- the CDCA7 gene encoding cell division cycle-associated protein 7; amino-acid sequence: MESSAEICRRLWGGHAEYPILRGCQMHLPGRGRQRGKGAAGPRPAPLSPSHFGANLQFAGARHAAASMAPSRPQRRCSGRENLRAFRNTKLIPMETSSSSDDSCDSFGSDNFANTKCKLRTDIKEELAKIFHEASDDESFCGFSENEIQDALKLESDSEENDESAASEVAQRRQKCSVPLKVVMQFTPRRSERRKCEVEPLPEQQMPTPDSDSDSEENGAMFLEKRALNIKENKAMLAKLMAELQNVSGIFDGRKSLPTVSHGPKRLPRHSLPRSALRRNPDRSSRPHTRSRSLIEGPPTPLPVEEDDRYILVRRRKMSDEYPEHEARTPRRGHRGAMAFPHVVRPVEEITTEELNNICGSARDKVYNRATGSTCHQCRQKTIDTKTNCRNPDCIGVRGQFCGPCLRNRYGEDVRTALLDPTWRCPPCRGICNCSFCRQRDGRCATGVLVYLAKYHGYDNVHAYLKSLKQELGMED